A genome region from Deinococcus sp. KNUC1210 includes the following:
- a CDS encoding HAD-IA family hydrolase, with protein sequence MIQALVFDFDGTILDTETPEFRHWEALYAQHGRTLALSDWQQGVGTWDAFDPWAGLPEAVQAQREHVHTELQARVHADLKTADLRPGVREVLEQARAAGLRLALCTSSSHAWVDPWLEQHGLAGLFEAEATRDDVARVKPDPELYVLACARLGLPPASCLAIEDSYNGASAAAAAGMQVLVVPNDVTATQPFLKGWARLEGFSGGLAAVLRAAAEQIDAGR encoded by the coding sequence ATGATTCAAGCGCTGGTCTTCGATTTCGACGGCACCATTCTGGATACCGAGACGCCGGAATTCCGGCACTGGGAGGCGCTGTATGCCCAGCATGGGCGCACCCTGGCCCTCAGCGACTGGCAGCAGGGCGTGGGCACCTGGGACGCCTTCGACCCCTGGGCCGGGCTGCCCGAAGCGGTGCAGGCGCAGCGCGAGCACGTCCACACCGAGTTGCAGGCGCGGGTGCATGCCGATCTCAAGACGGCCGATCTGCGTCCGGGCGTGCGTGAAGTGCTGGAGCAGGCGCGGGCGGCAGGGCTGAGGCTGGCGCTGTGTACCAGCAGTTCTCATGCCTGGGTCGATCCCTGGCTGGAGCAGCACGGACTGGCCGGACTGTTCGAGGCCGAAGCCACCCGCGACGATGTGGCCCGCGTCAAACCCGACCCCGAGCTGTACGTGCTGGCGTGTGCGCGGCTGGGCCTGCCCCCTGCCTCCTGCCTCGCCATCGAGGATTCGTACAACGGGGCCAGTGCGGCAGCAGCGGCGGGAATGCAGGTGCTGGTCGTGCCCAATGACGTGACGGCGACCCAGCCGTTTTTGAAAGGCTGGGCGCGTCTGGAAGGCTTTTCCGGTGGGCTGGCGGCGGTGCTGCGAGCGGCAGCCGAGCAGATAGACGCCGGGCGCTGA
- a CDS encoding M48 family metallopeptidase — protein MTGNSQPEKISVLQRWSNTEAARLRDVFINIPRGQTLPSGRSWRSLVALILAILVLVCYALLLLLGLWACWSAFRPGSTNSVLRMNWAALAVLCLLFCWLARPRFQAREERPIRAEQAPELHALVAEVAHLLHAPVPRIIRIHADVNAFVTREGLPPQFSLTLGLPLIYGLRAQEFLSVLAHEIAHEVSGDPARGQWIGNALSMLGTLNMVLAPLPVARLQRSQLPVQIVRWVIFLPFWGLSWLFQSLLGEENQRAEFRADLIAAQIAGSEPALRTLDKLHFGNLLEVALQKQRSMPERPHAFLELRHSWDRLGPQQLEQQRTSMTQERLRLDASHPPTSDRIAVLSHHDLPGTLSLSQERADRIYRELTPYVAVIEREAFEEYQRRYSL, from the coding sequence ATGACCGGAAACAGTCAGCCTGAAAAAATTTCAGTTCTCCAGCGCTGGTCGAATACCGAGGCAGCCCGGCTGCGCGACGTGTTCATCAACATTCCCAGAGGCCAGACCCTGCCCAGTGGACGCAGTTGGCGTTCCCTGGTCGCCCTGATTCTGGCGATTCTGGTGCTCGTCTGCTACGCACTCCTGCTGCTGCTGGGCCTGTGGGCCTGCTGGTCGGCCTTCAGACCCGGCAGCACCAATTCAGTCCTTCGCATGAACTGGGCAGCGCTGGCGGTGCTCTGCCTGCTGTTCTGCTGGCTCGCCCGCCCACGGTTTCAGGCGAGAGAAGAGCGCCCGATCAGGGCTGAGCAGGCCCCCGAACTGCACGCACTGGTTGCGGAAGTTGCCCACCTTCTGCATGCACCTGTGCCCCGGATCATACGCATTCATGCAGATGTCAACGCGTTCGTGACCCGGGAAGGACTCCCGCCGCAGTTCTCGCTGACCCTGGGCCTGCCGCTGATCTATGGCCTCAGGGCACAGGAATTTCTGAGCGTGCTGGCCCATGAGATTGCACACGAGGTCAGTGGCGACCCCGCCAGGGGCCAGTGGATCGGAAACGCGCTTTCTATGCTGGGTACCCTGAACATGGTGCTTGCGCCTCTGCCGGTGGCACGCCTGCAACGTTCACAGCTTCCGGTTCAGATCGTTCGGTGGGTGATTTTCCTTCCGTTCTGGGGCCTGAGCTGGCTGTTTCAAAGTCTGCTGGGCGAAGAAAATCAGCGGGCCGAATTCCGCGCCGATCTGATCGCTGCCCAAATCGCAGGCAGCGAACCGGCTCTCCGCACACTGGACAAACTTCATTTCGGCAACCTCCTTGAAGTTGCCCTCCAGAAACAGCGTTCCATGCCCGAACGTCCTCATGCCTTCCTGGAACTGCGCCACAGCTGGGATCGGCTCGGCCCGCAACAACTGGAACAGCAGCGAACCTCGATGACCCAGGAACGCCTGAGGCTGGACGCGTCGCACCCACCGACCAGCGACCGCATAGCCGTTCTGAGTCACCATGACTTGCCGGGCACACTGAGCCTCTCGCAGGAACGGGCCGACCGAATCTACCGTGAATTGACGCCCTACGTCGCCGTGATCGAACGCGAAGCCTTTGAGGAATATCAGCGGCGGTATAGCCTGTAA
- a CDS encoding aldo/keto reductase family protein, producing MEYRNLGKSGLKVSEVALGGWETYGINVNEAQQVKDIVLKAYEEGVNYFDQADIYARGKSEDLMGAVLAELPRADLVLASKVYWPMSDNVNDRGLSRKHVLESIRGTLKRMRTDYLDIYFAHRYDPQVPMEEIVMAFDQVIRNGQALYWGTSMWPAARIAQAVEFAKAHGLHAPVTEQPEYSMLRRERVEKEILPYTADAGVGLVVWSPLAMGLLTGKYDNGHPAGARLTEKENWGKNFLTDENVQKVRDLKPIADDLGLTRAQLALAWILRQPGVSSVITGATKTSQIEDTVKAAGVNLSDEVIGRIEAVLSPS from the coding sequence ATGGAATACCGGAATCTGGGCAAAAGTGGGCTGAAGGTTTCAGAAGTGGCGCTGGGTGGCTGGGAAACGTACGGCATCAACGTCAACGAGGCGCAGCAGGTGAAGGACATCGTGCTGAAGGCCTATGAAGAGGGCGTCAACTACTTCGATCAGGCCGACATCTATGCACGCGGCAAATCCGAAGACCTGATGGGCGCGGTGCTGGCCGAGTTACCGCGTGCCGATCTGGTGCTCGCTTCCAAGGTGTACTGGCCCATGAGCGACAACGTGAACGACCGGGGCCTGTCGCGCAAGCACGTGCTGGAGAGCATTCGCGGCACCCTGAAGCGCATGCGGACCGACTATCTCGACATCTATTTCGCCCACCGCTACGATCCCCAGGTACCGATGGAAGAGATCGTGATGGCATTCGATCAGGTGATCCGCAACGGGCAGGCGCTGTACTGGGGCACCTCGATGTGGCCCGCCGCCCGGATCGCCCAGGCTGTCGAGTTCGCCAAAGCGCATGGCCTGCATGCTCCCGTCACCGAGCAGCCGGAATACAGCATGCTGCGCCGCGAACGGGTCGAGAAGGAAATTCTGCCCTACACCGCCGATGCGGGCGTGGGTCTGGTGGTCTGGAGTCCGCTGGCGATGGGCCTGCTGACCGGCAAGTACGACAACGGCCACCCCGCCGGAGCGCGGCTGACCGAGAAAGAGAACTGGGGCAAAAACTTTCTGACCGATGAAAACGTGCAGAAGGTGCGCGATCTGAAGCCCATCGCCGACGACCTGGGCCTGACCCGCGCCCAGCTCGCCCTGGCCTGGATTCTGCGTCAGCCGGGTGTCAGCAGCGTGATCACCGGGGCCACCAAAACCTCGCAGATCGAGGACACGGTGAAAGCAGCAGGCGTCAATCTGAGCGATGAGGTCATCGGGCGGATCGAGGCTGTGCTGTCGCCAAGCTGA